A genomic stretch from Mesomycoplasma neurolyticum includes:
- a CDS encoding PTS fructose transporter subunit IIABC, with amino-acid sequence MKLIDFLKNEKLIFINNNFLNKNEVLHFISKKLVEVKYANDDKKIYNLFEEREKTSTAIGDEFAIPHILTNQLTTSTIIFLKTNAIDWQAFDEQNVKYIFAIALKQNDSSKHIEILQKLSKILMNPNFKKEIKEIKNTNEFLDIINKYENLIDLEISEKTNDEIYDIVAVTACPTGIAHTFLAKENLVKAAQKLNIKIKVETQGTEGIENSLSDSDIKNAKGVIIAADRTIDKQKFAKHNNVLEISTKNAIHNAQLWIEKALELKGSTISAKSDDNAKKLLNKNENFSFKSKDFGRKIYQAIMNGVSHMLPFVVFGGIMIALSFILDTLIGLSSGQSLDDPDFLKNYGSFYSVSKWFITIGGSALGFAIPILTIFIAYAIRGRITILPALVIGLIASGKMSSSYSFLGSTLGDNSEKILETGSGFIGAIIGAFFIIVMLDLMNKYIFNKMPKSLMGIKNILIIPLLGTLVIALMFWVVNILFIYINYGLNLFLGLMTGNVWLIWLLGIIIGAMMAIDLGGPINKAAYVFAVFSISSSGKAEHSAAMAIAMAAGMVPPLGISLSMFLHKKIWSNEEIKAGKWSNIIFGLSFISEGAIPYTSAKPKILIPANIVGGIVAGLIAAILGTTIIAPHGGIFVIFLLKSTLFNSFGLQVAFGIIFWLVAILAGAIAQALTIYILSKYHSRKLLARKR; translated from the coding sequence ATGAAATTGATTGATTTTTTAAAAAATGAAAAACTTATTTTTATTAATAATAATTTTTTAAATAAAAATGAAGTTTTGCATTTTATTTCTAAAAAATTAGTTGAAGTTAAATATGCTAATGATGATAAAAAAATTTATAATCTTTTTGAAGAAAGAGAAAAAACATCAACAGCCATTGGTGATGAATTTGCAATTCCTCATATTTTAACAAATCAACTTACTACAAGTACAATAATTTTTTTAAAAACAAATGCAATAGATTGACAGGCATTTGATGAACAAAATGTAAAGTATATCTTCGCAATTGCTTTAAAACAAAATGATTCTTCAAAACATATAGAAATTCTTCAAAAATTATCAAAAATTTTGATGAATCCAAATTTTAAAAAAGAAATTAAAGAGATTAAAAATACTAATGAATTTTTAGATATTATAAACAAATATGAAAATTTAATAGATTTAGAAATTTCAGAAAAAACTAATGATGAAATTTATGATATTGTAGCTGTAACAGCATGTCCAACAGGAATAGCTCATACATTTTTAGCTAAAGAAAATTTAGTTAAAGCAGCACAAAAATTAAATATCAAAATTAAAGTTGAAACCCAAGGGACAGAAGGAATTGAAAATAGTTTATCTGATAGTGATATTAAAAATGCTAAAGGTGTAATAATCGCCGCTGATAGAACCATTGATAAACAAAAATTTGCAAAACATAATAATGTTTTGGAAATCTCTACAAAAAATGCAATTCATAATGCTCAATTATGAATTGAAAAGGCACTTGAATTAAAAGGAAGTACAATTAGTGCAAAATCAGATGATAATGCTAAAAAGTTACTAAACAAAAATGAAAACTTTTCATTCAAGTCAAAAGATTTTGGTAGAAAAATTTACCAAGCTATAATGAATGGTGTTTCTCATATGCTGCCATTTGTTGTTTTTGGTGGCATTATGATTGCTCTATCATTTATTCTTGATACACTTATTGGACTCTCTTCTGGCCAATCACTTGATGATCCTGATTTTTTAAAAAATTATGGTTCTTTTTATAGTGTTTCCAAATGATTTATAACTATAGGGGGTAGTGCATTAGGTTTTGCCATCCCTATTTTAACAATATTCATCGCTTATGCAATTAGAGGAAGAATTACCATACTACCTGCATTGGTTATCGGTTTGATCGCTAGTGGAAAAATGAGTAGTTCATATTCTTTTTTAGGATCAACACTAGGCGATAATTCAGAAAAAATATTAGAAACTGGTTCAGGTTTTATTGGTGCTATAATTGGTGCATTTTTTATTATAGTGATGCTTGATTTAATGAACAAATACATTTTTAATAAAATGCCAAAAAGTTTAATGGGAATAAAAAATATATTAATTATTCCATTATTAGGGACATTAGTTATTGCATTGATGTTTTGAGTTGTAAATATACTATTTATATACATAAATTATGGATTAAATTTATTTTTAGGATTAATGACAGGGAATGTTTGATTAATTTGATTGCTAGGAATAATTATCGGAGCAATGATGGCAATTGATCTTGGGGGTCCTATTAATAAAGCTGCTTATGTTTTTGCTGTCTTTTCAATTTCTTCTTCTGGGAAAGCTGAACATTCTGCTGCAATGGCTATTGCAATGGCGGCAGGTATGGTTCCACCACTTGGTATTTCTTTATCAATGTTTTTACATAAAAAAATATGATCAAATGAAGAAATTAAAGCTGGTAAATGGTCAAATATAATTTTTGGTTTATCATTTATTAGTGAAGGAGCGATTCCATATACATCAGCTAAACCAAAAATTTTAATTCCAGCTAACATTGTTGGGGGGATTGTTGCAGGTCTTATTGCTGCTATTTTAGGAACAACAATAATAGCACCGCATGGTGGTATATTTGTAATATTTCTCTTAAAATCAACATTGTTTAATTCTTTCGGATTACAAGTTGCATTTGGTATAATTTTTTGATTAGTAGCAATATTAGCAGGTGCCATTGCCCAAGCTTTAACAATTTATATTTTATCAAAATATCATTCTAGAAAATTGTTGGCAAGAAAAAGATAA
- a CDS encoding YhjD/YihY/BrkB family envelope integrity protein, with translation MFNNDWFKDKIITKKDRKIFYKILSFLLLIPLRIGVSPKWWKKNNEQTKILVRRSVEKISSHEYAFIPAGFAFYLFTSFIPVLILSISLINIHYKDDDTKKFIFEEIISRYIPAIDKIFDFNKNESEVKNYNLILSFNKINIILLISSLWISSTGYAKFITSQSIIYGHKNQGNWFINRMKGLIIVTVISIFFAYLLLSATFIFKKLDVQIENKSIYIFLFYLISSFYIIFFFFIVWFFLLKYTPTFKTSFKNIKPGVIISSLASTLFSTIFGYLSSIKIIDYNKFGIFATFLYLSTFTLFISYILYFGIIINEAFYKSFVSDKTKNKYRFQNKKI, from the coding sequence ATGTTTAATAATGATTGATTTAAAGACAAAATAATAACTAAAAAAGATAGAAAAATTTTTTACAAAATTTTATCTTTTCTTTTACTTATACCTTTAAGAATTGGTGTAAGCCCCAAATGATGAAAAAAAAACAATGAACAAACTAAAATTTTAGTTAGAAGAAGTGTAGAAAAAATATCTTCACATGAATATGCTTTTATCCCTGCAGGTTTTGCTTTTTATTTATTCACATCATTTATACCTGTTTTAATTTTAAGCATTTCCTTAATTAATATTCATTATAAGGATGATGATACGAAAAAATTTATTTTTGAAGAGATAATAAGTAGATATATTCCGGCCATTGATAAAATTTTTGATTTTAATAAAAATGAAAGCGAAGTCAAAAACTATAATTTAATTTTAAGTTTTAATAAAATCAATATTATTTTATTAATTTCTTCTCTTTGAATTTCATCAACTGGTTATGCTAAATTTATTACAAGTCAATCAATAATTTATGGTCATAAAAATCAAGGTAATTGATTTATTAATAGGATGAAAGGACTTATTATTGTTACTGTTATTTCAATATTTTTTGCATATTTATTGCTTTCAGCAACTTTTATATTTAAAAAATTAGATGTCCAAATTGAAAATAAGTCAATATATATTTTTCTTTTTTATCTTATTTCATCTTTTTATATAATATTTTTCTTTTTTATAGTTTGATTTTTCTTATTAAAATACACACCAACATTTAAAACAAGTTTTAAAAATATTAAACCAGGCGTTATTATTAGTTCCTTAGCATCTACTTTATTTTCAACAATTTTTGGTTACCTTTCTTCAATAAAGATTATTGATTATAATAAATTTGGAATCTTTGCTACATTTTTATATTTAAGCACTTTTACACTTTTTATTTCATATATTTTATATTTTGGAATAATTATTAATGAAGCATTTTATAAAAGTTTTGTTAGTGATAAAACAAAAAATAAATATAGATTTCAAAATAAAAAAATATAA